Within the Candidatus Thiopontia autotrophica genome, the region CAGATCCTCCGCAGTTATAATGCCATGCGCTGCCAGCTTGTACGCCAGCTGCTCATCCATCCCCTCAAGCTCAAGCAGATCCTGCGCCGGGGCTCGCCCCTCCAGAACCTCTTCGTGCGAGATTGCACGGGTCAACAGATAATCACGGGCACGGTTACGAAGCTCGGCAACGATATCCTCGTCAAACTCCTCAATTGCCATCATATCTGTCTCATCAACGTAGGCAATCTCCTCGACCCCACTAAACCCTTCCTGAACCAGAATTGCTGCCACGTCCTCGTCTACATCAAGCTGCTCCATCAACCTCTTCTGAATATCTGCCGCCTCGGACTCCGCCTTGGTATCGAACTCCTCCTCACTCATAACATTAAGCGTCCAGCCGGTCAGCTCACTGGCAAGACGGATGTTCTGTCCACCGCGACCAATCGCCTGGGAGAGGTTATCCTCCTCCACCGCAATATCCATCGAGTGCTTGTCCTCGTCTACCACCACAGAGACCACCTCTGCCGGAGACATGGCGTTAATGACAAACTGTGCCTCATTCTCATCCCATGGCACGATATCAACTCGCTCGCCGGCCAACTCATTAGAGACCGCCTGCACCCGTGATCCACGGATACCAACACATGCCCCTACCGGATCAACCCGACGATCCAGACTGTGGACTGCAATCTTGGCACGTGAACCAGGGTCACGAGCAGCCCCCTTCAACTCTATCAACCCGTCACTGATCTCTGGAACCTCCAGAGTAAACAGCTCTACCAGTACCTCTGGTGCAACCCGACTTACCACCAGTTGCGGGCCGCGCTGCTCGGTCTGGATCTCCATCAGGCAGCCACGTAGTCGATCACCCGGGCGCACCGGATCACGTGGAATCTGGTGCTCCCGAGGAATTACCGCCTCGGCATTGCCGCCAAGATCGATAATTGCACTGCCGCGATCCATCCGCTTGACGATGCCGCCCAGTAGCTCACCAACTCGCTCCTGATACTCGGCAGCGACCTTCTCTCTTTCAGCCTCTCTAACCTTCTGGAAGATAACCTGCTTGGCAGCCTGCGCGGCGATACGGCCAAACTCAACCGAGGCGATAGGTTTTTCAATAAATTCACCCGGCTTGATTTCTGGGTCCTCCTCAACCGCATCAATCAGCCATAACTGAGCATCCGGGTACTCCATCTCGATACCTGGCTCATCTCCATCCAGCACCTCCCAGGTCTGGAAGGTCTCATACTCGCCAGTCTCACGATCAATCGCAACACGAACACCGATATCCTCACTATGCTTTTTCTTGGTTGCCATCGCCAGCGCCGCCTCCAGCGCCTGGAAAATAACCTCCCTGCTGATATCCTTCTCATTGGAGACAACCTCAACAACCTGCAGAATTTCCTTACTCATAACACAACTCTCTATCTGTAAACCCCGGCCGCTGCCGGTGAAAAAAACATAAAAAAAGGCCGATCTCATCAAAAAGATCGGCCTTTTTGTGATTTGGTAGCGGGTACCACATACAACTCCCACTCCCCAACTTGGCGCGAATTTTACAGCTTATCCCCCCTTTTTCAACCATTTTTTAAACATCGGGGACAAACATCTCCTTTTACGCTACCAGGTGTGCCTTATCAATCTGTAGCAGAGGTATGCGGAAGCTCTCTTCCCCGATTTCAACCACCACATCCCCCTCTTCAACCCCCTTCAGAACCCCCTCAAACTTGCGTCTGCCATCAATTGGGCACGAGGTTCGTACAAAGACCATGTTGCCGGCAAAACGGACATAGTGCTCCTCAACAAAGAGAGGGCGCTCCAGTCCCGGGGAGGAGATCTCCAGGTTATAGTGACCATTCAGTGGATCCTCAATATCCAGCAGCGCACTAAGCTGGTGACTCACCTCGGTACAGTCATCCAGGGTAATCCCATCTTTGTGGTCAATAAAGATCCGCAGAATAGAGTGCTTGCCCTGCGGCAGGTACTCAATCCCAACCAGCTCGTAACCCAGCCCCTCTACTACAGGAGCAATGAGTGTATGTAACTTCTCGCGTATAGTCGCCATCTCTGTTTCAGCCGCCTAATAAAAAAGGGCGATCTTATCAAAAAGAGCCGCCTTTATGCAGAATCGGGGTCAGGCTTTCCTTGTTTCCTTATTTAATTTACACTACTGGCGATACACATCATCATGCGTGCCGACATTGACAGGGATAATCTCATGATCATCCACCAAGAACTCCAATGTAATACGGTAGCTGATATTAATGGAGACAGAGTGCACTCCTGCCAACCTCCCCTCCAAGGCATGTAACCGCAATGACCGGTGATATGGGTCCAACTCTAGCAGTTGCAATGTTTT harbors:
- the nusA gene encoding transcription termination/antitermination protein NusA — translated: MSKEILQVVEVVSNEKDISREVIFQALEAALAMATKKKHSEDIGVRVAIDRETGEYETFQTWEVLDGDEPGIEMEYPDAQLWLIDAVEEDPEIKPGEFIEKPIASVEFGRIAAQAAKQVIFQKVREAEREKVAAEYQERVGELLGGIVKRMDRGSAIIDLGGNAEAVIPREHQIPRDPVRPGDRLRGCLMEIQTEQRGPQLVVSRVAPEVLVELFTLEVPEISDGLIELKGAARDPGSRAKIAVHSLDRRVDPVGACVGIRGSRVQAVSNELAGERVDIVPWDENEAQFVINAMSPAEVVSVVVDEDKHSMDIAVEEDNLSQAIGRGGQNIRLASELTGWTLNVMSEEEFDTKAESEAADIQKRLMEQLDVDEDVAAILVQEGFSGVEEIAYVDETDMMAIEEFDEDIVAELRNRARDYLLTRAISHEEVLEGRAPAQDLLELEGMDEQLAYKLAAHGIITAEDLAEQATDELMDLEGLELTAERGSELIMKAREPWFADEQEIEQNAEKQAEA
- the rimP gene encoding ribosome maturation factor RimP; the protein is MATIREKLHTLIAPVVEGLGYELVGIEYLPQGKHSILRIFIDHKDGITLDDCTEVSHQLSALLDIEDPLNGHYNLEISSPGLERPLFVEEHYVRFAGNMVFVRTSCPIDGRRKFEGVLKGVEEGDVVVEIGEESFRIPLLQIDKAHLVA
- a CDS encoding plasmid stabilization protein, giving the protein MSYSLVFSESYSRRARKLLKKHPELRSQYLKTLQLLELDPYHRSLRLHALEGRLAGVHSVSINISYRITLEFLVDDHEIIPVNVGTHDDVYRQ